The Arthrobacter oryzae DNA window GCTGTACTCGGGATTCAACGGAATCTGGCCCTCGTTCTTCGCCGAACAGTTCGCCGCCCCGGTCCGCTACACCGGGATGGCGCTGGGAAACCAGCTGGGACTCGTCCTGGCCGGCTTCGCCCCGATGATCGCCGGCATGCTCCTGACCCCGGGTGTCACCGGATGGGTTCCCGTTGCTGTCTTCGGCACAGCCTGCATGCTCGTTGCGGCCGCCTCCGTGTACTACTCCCGCGAGACGTTCAAAACGCCGATCGAGGAACTGGGCGCTCCCTACTTGGCCAGAACGGCGAAACGCAGGGAAATGCACAACGCTTGAATACCTTGAAGGTTCCTAGCACCCGGTCAGGTGGCGCTTGGGACGCTCCTGGCGGTAGTAGTAGCGGCCGGCTTCCGTGAACCCGGCCTTTGAGTACAGCTCCCGGGCGCCGGCATTGGCCGCCGTGACCAGCAGCCAGTAGCTGCCGAGGCCCCGGGTGTCGCCTTCACGCAGCAAAGACTGGAGAACCCGGGTTCCGTAGCCGCGGCGCCGGTTTTCCCGGTGGGTTGCCATGCAGTACAAGCCGCCCGCCCCGCCGGAAGGAAGAGCAAGGCGTCCGACGGCGGCGGGAACGCCGCCGTCGTCGCGCACCAGTGCGTATAGCGACTGACAGCCCCGGAGGATGCTGCGGGCGGTACCGAGGGAATCGTCTCCGCCGCGGCCGTCCACACTCCACCAGAGCCGCAGCCACTCATCCGACGGCTCAGCGGAAAGCTCGACGCCGGTGTCCCGGGGCGCGGACCCGCCGGCGTCGCGCACCAGGATCAGGGTTTCGGACTGCCGGGTGAAGCCTTCCTCATCGAGGACAGCGTTCAGCGCGGCACTGCGGGGGTCGTCAAAGACCTGGAAGATCACAGGGAGCCGGCGGCTGCGGTACCAGGTCCTGGCTTCCCGCAGTGAAGCCAGCCGGCTGTGGTTTGTGCCGTCAGGTTCCGAGCGCGGCCAGATCGAGTTGGCCCGCTGGGTGACGCCGTCCGCAGCGCGCAGCACCCAGCCGCCGGCCTCCTCCCGGTCAGGGCTGGGCCAGGCCGCATCCATCAACGTTTCCAGGGAGGGCAGTGCCGCCAGGGCGGGCATGGCCTGCCGTTCCATGGGACTCCTCACTGATTTGTTTGTGGGAAAGCCAAGGCTCCCCGGTTTCCCGGAGAGCCTTGGCTGGCAGTTCACGCTACTTTGCTGCGTCCTCGGGGTTTTGGGGTACAGCCGTTGTCTTCTTGGCCTCCGGCTTGAAGTCGACGCCGGCCTCCTTGCGCTGCTGCGCGGTAATCGGCGCGGGAGCCTGGGTCAGCGGGTCGTAGCCGCCGCCGGACTTCGGGAAGGCGATGACGTCGCGGATCGACTCCACGCCGGCCAGCAGTGCCACAACGCGGTCCCAGCCGAAGGCGATGCCGCCGTGCGGCGGAGCGCCGAACTTGAAGCCTTCCAGGAGGAAGCCGAACTTCGTCTCGGCATCGGCTTTGTCCAGGCCCATGAGCTCGAAGACCCGCTCCTGGACGTCACGTTCGTGGATACGGATGGAGCCGCCGCCGATTTCGTTGCCGTTGCAGACAATGTCGTAGGCGTAGGACAGCGCGGACTCGGGGTCCTGGTCGAATGAATCCATGAACTCCGGCTTGGGCGAAGTGAAGGCGTGGTGGACGGCCGTCCACTTGCCGGCACCGACTGCCACGTCGCCAGAGGCCACTGCGGCGGCGGCCGGCTCGAACATCGGTGCATCCACCACCCAGCAGAACGCCCAGTCAGCGGGGTTGATCAGGCCGGTGCGGTGGCCGATTTCAACGCGGGCGGCACCGAGCAGTGCACGGGAGGGTGTCTTCTCGCCGGCGGCGAAGAAGATGCAGTCCCCGGGCTTGGCACCGACGGCGTCGGCCAGGCCGGCACGCTCGGTTTCGGTGAGGTTCTTGGCCACGGGACCGGCCAGTTCGCCGTCTTCCTTGAAGAGGACATAGGCGAGGCCCTTGGCTCCGCGCTGCTTGGCCCATTCCTGCCAGGCGTCCAGGGCACGGCGTGCCTGCGAGGCGCCGCCGGGCATGACCACGGCACCGACGTAGGGTGCCTTGAAGACGCCGAAGTTGGTGTCCTTGAAGAATTCGGTGAGTTCGGTCAGCTCCTGGCCGAAGCGGAGGTCCGGCTTGTCCGAGCCGTAGCGGGCCATGGCGTCGGCGTAGGTGATGCGCTGGATGGGCGTCGGGATTTCGACGTCGATCAGCTGCCACAGGGCTTTGACGATGTTTTCGCCGAGCGAAATGATGTCGTCCTGCTCCACGAAGCTCGCTTCGATGTCCAGCTGGGTGAATTCCGGCTGGCGGTCGGCACGGAAGTCCTCGTCGCGGTAGCAGCGCGCGATCTGGTAGTAC harbors:
- a CDS encoding GNAT family N-acetyltransferase, whose amino-acid sequence is MERQAMPALAALPSLETLMDAAWPSPDREEAGGWVLRAADGVTQRANSIWPRSEPDGTNHSRLASLREARTWYRSRRLPVIFQVFDDPRSAALNAVLDEEGFTRQSETLILVRDAGGSAPRDTGVELSAEPSDEWLRLWWSVDGRGGDDSLGTARSILRGCQSLYALVRDDGGVPAAVGRLALPSGGAGGLYCMATHRENRRRGYGTRVLQSLLREGDTRGLGSYWLLVTAANAGARELYSKAGFTEAGRYYYRQERPKRHLTGC
- the aspS gene encoding aspartate--tRNA ligase; translated protein: MLRTHDLGSLRSEHIGQTVTLAGWVGRRRDHGGVAFVDLRDASGVSQVVVREEEVFHGLRNEYVLQVIGTVSQRPEGNENPALATGQIEVIAEKVTILNTSEPLPFQIDEHVEVGEEARLKHRYLDLRRPGPARNMRLRSEANRVARELLHRDGFVEIETPTLTRSTPEGARDFVVPARLAPGSWYALPQSPQLFKQLLQVGGFEKYYQIARCYRDEDFRADRQPEFTQLDIEASFVEQDDIISLGENIVKALWQLIDVEIPTPIQRITYADAMARYGSDKPDLRFGQELTELTEFFKDTNFGVFKAPYVGAVVMPGGASQARRALDAWQEWAKQRGAKGLAYVLFKEDGELAGPVAKNLTETERAGLADAVGAKPGDCIFFAAGEKTPSRALLGAARVEIGHRTGLINPADWAFCWVVDAPMFEPAAAAVASGDVAVGAGKWTAVHHAFTSPKPEFMDSFDQDPESALSYAYDIVCNGNEIGGGSIRIHERDVQERVFELMGLDKADAETKFGFLLEGFKFGAPPHGGIAFGWDRVVALLAGVESIRDVIAFPKSGGGYDPLTQAPAPITAQQRKEAGVDFKPEAKKTTAVPQNPEDAAK